AGTTGCGACGGTATATCGGAAGTGGTATGGTAGAATCATCAGTGGGATTGCGAAGGGGGCACTGCGTATAACACCGGGTTGCCGGCTCCGGTCGGGCTTCGCCCTTCCTTCGCCCAACCCTTGGTCTGTCACGTCGTTTGCCAGGAGCGGCAAACGCCGCGCCAGCCCTTCGGGTTCGGCAACCCGGAGACGTTAGGCGAAAGCCGGATCAACAACCTGCAGCCCAATTTTGGGCTGCCAAGCGACCTGCCTGCCGGGCGTATCCCGGACAAAGGAGCCGCCCTTGCCTCACATCCTTTACCAACAACGTACACTGCGATTACCTGAGGAATTGGGAACCGTGCTGGGCCTTGCCGATGCAAGCCGACTGCGTGTTCCTCATGTTGCGGATTGGCCCTATCGATTTTCATCGTGGGCGTTCGACGACCCTGGCAATACCCAAGGTTGGTTTGGCCCCTCTTCAGAACTGTTGGGGTGGGTGGTGATGCAGGCGCCCTTCTGGTCAATAGACTGCATCGTTCATCCGACTGCACCCCCTCAACTCTACGACGACATGCTGAAGTGGGCTCAGGTGCGTGCAGCGGAAATGTTGCAGGCCGGGATTGGGCGGCCTAGGTGGTTCATCTCCATTGATAAGGAGTGTCACCAACAGCGCCAAAATCTGGCCGCACGAGGGTTCGAGGTGTTACCTGAAGCAGGCGAGGACTCCTGGTCCAAAGTGTTGCTAGTGCTTGGCAAGGGTGAAAGTCCACAGCCAGTGGAACTGCCGAGAGAATACCAGGTGCGTAGTCTTGCCCTGTCCAGCGAGATTCAGGCATATGTAGCGGTGCATCGTGAGGTGTTTCAAAGTGAAAGCATGACTCATGGTTGGCGTCAGCGTGCAACGAGTATGGCAAGTTATAACAACTCGTTAGACTTGGTGGTTTCATCTGATGGAGGAGACTTGTGTGGGTTTTGTGTGGCGTGGCTTCGCCGACAGATTTCTGGGGCAGTAGTGGGGCAGATTGAGCCGCTTGGGGTTCTGGAAGGGTATCGTG
This genomic interval from Chloroflexota bacterium contains the following:
- a CDS encoding GNAT family N-acetyltransferase; its protein translation is MPHILYQQRTLRLPEELGTVLGLADASRLRVPHVADWPYRFSSWAFDDPGNTQGWFGPSSELLGWVVMQAPFWSIDCIVHPTAPPQLYDDMLKWAQVRAAEMLQAGIGRPRWFISIDKECHQQRQNLAARGFEVLPEAGEDSWSKVLLVLGKGESPQPVELPREYQVRSLALSSEIQAYVAVHREVFQSESMTHGWRQRATSMASYNNSLDLVVSSDGGDLCGFCVAWLRRQISGAVVGQIEPLGVLEGYRGRHFSRALLAEVISRLRSCGADQIVVETDRQRGAAVSAYASLGFQELHEVLVYRYDVPPAGLVVKPAFA